From the genome of Notolabrus celidotus isolate fNotCel1 chromosome 5, fNotCel1.pri, whole genome shotgun sequence, one region includes:
- the LOC117812398 gene encoding neuronal acetylcholine receptor subunit alpha-9-like, producing MKLLCGGSIPFPLLLICLPVCFAAHGRYAQKLLTDLFSNYTNALRPVEDTDHIINVTLQITLSQIIDMDERNQILTTYLWIRQVWMDAFLSWKKEDYDGLDTIRIPSSYVWRPDIVLYNSADDEFSSSMETNVVLRNDGQVMWDQPAITKSSCSVDVAFFPFDLQECHLTFGSWTHNGNQMDLSNALDSADLTDFVPNVEWEVLGMPAKKNVILYGCCSDPYPDITFTLHLKRRASFYIFNLLIPCMMISFLAPLGFYLPADSGEKVSLGVTVLLALTVFQLLVAESMPPSESVPLIGKYYIATMTMVTASTALTIFIMNIHHCGAEARPVPEWAELFILNYLARICFVYEVGENCLSVTSSKKQPPSKEDADAPPANGSNTKGTNWDVNGQAWGGKVEEEKPGRDSNSQVDWKEDLFVNIDHSEEEGAAGGHKEEREESDSACGGEGEDVEEKKGVGDEGEGGARGHRREIFVRTQCVCQHQGLCRNVQYIANSYQDQRAAQLRIGEWRKVAKVMDRFFMWLFFIMVFLMSILILGKAI from the exons TTTGCTTTGCTGCTCATGGTCGCTACGCTCAGAAGCTGCTGACGGACTTGTTCTCAAACTACACCAATGCTCTGCGGCCGGTGGAGGACACCGACCACATCATCAATGTCACTCTGCAGATCACTCTCTCACAGATCATCGACATG GATGAGCGGAACCAGATCCTCACCACCTACCTGTGGATCCGCCAGGTTTGGATGGATGCCTTCCTCTCCTGGAAGAAGGAGGACTACGATGGCCTGGACACCATCCGCATCCCCAGCAGCTACGTGTGGAGACCAGACATTGTCCTGTATAACAG TGCAGATGACGAGTTCTCAAGCTCTATGGAGACCAATGTGGTTCTCCGTAACGATGGGCAGGTAATGTGGGACCAGCCAGCCATTACCAAAAGCTCCTGCTCCGTGGATGTGGCCTTCTTCCCCTTTGATTTGCAGGAGTGTCACCTGACCTTTGGCTCCTGGACTCACAACGGCAACCAGATGGACTTATCCAATGCCTTGGACAGTGCTGACTTGACCGACTTTGTCCCCAATGTGGAGTGGGAG GTTCTGGGCATGCCAGCCAAGAAGAATGTTATTCTGTATGGATGCTGTTCAGATCCGTATCCGgacatcacctttaccctccaCCTGAAGAGACGGGCCTCCTTCTACATCTTTAATCTCCTCATCCCCTGCATGATGATCTCCTTTCTGGCTCCTCTAGGCTTCTACCTGCCGGCTGACTCGGGTGAAAAGGTTTCTCTGGGGGTTACGGTGCTGCTGGCCCTCACCGTGTTTCAGCTGCTCGTGGCTGAGAGCATGCCGCCCTCCGAGAGCGTCCCATTGATCG GGAAGTATTACATCGCCACAATGACCATGGTCACTGCGTCAACAGCGCTCACTATCTTCATCATGAACATCCACCACTGTGGTGCTGAGGCTCGTCCGGTCCCTGAGTGGGCCGAGCTCTTCATCCTGAACTACCTGGCTCGCATCTGCTTTGTGTACGAGGTGGGAGAGAACTGCCTCAGCGTGACCTCATCCAAGAAACAGCCTCCGTCCAAGGAGGACGCTGACGCACCTCCAGCCAACGGCAGCAACAccaaaggaacaaactgggatgTGAACGGGCAGGCGTGGGGGGGcaaggtggaggaggaaaagcCAGGGCGGGATTCTAACAGCCAGGTGGACTGGAAGGAGGATCTGTTTGTGAACATTGACcactcagaggaggagggagctgcaggaggacataaagaagagagggaggagtcaGATAGTGCctgtggaggagaaggagaggacgTTGAGGAAAAGAAAGGTGTAGGAGATGAAGGGGAAGGTGGAGCCAGGGGGCACAGGAGGGAGATCTTCGTGAGAACCCAGTGTGTGTGCCAGCACCAGGGGCTGTGCAGGAACGTTCAGTACATTGCCAACTCGTACCAGGACCAGCGAGCCGCACAGCTACGCATCGGGGAGTGGAGGAAGGTCGCCAAAGTCATGGATCGCTTTTTCATGTGGCTCTTCTTCATCATGGTCTTCCTCATGAGCATCCTCATCCTCGGGAAAGCCATCTAA
- the LOC117812417 gene encoding olfactory receptor 146-like, which translates to MENYTYNSLTLQLEGLSVPKESVYPVFVFFFFSYLLILIVNLGIVFLVFIDTNLHQPMYLLFCNLPFNDILGNTIMTPRVLVDLLRPPSERIISYYECIVQAFTTHMFGTTSHTVLMIMAFDRYVAICNPMHYASIMTNRMVIKLTVYAWGSAFVLVAILLGLTIRLNRCRTMIMNPYCDNASLFKLSCDSVVINNVYGLTFTVVLLTSSIGSIVLTYTKITVVCLTSKSKSLNSKALKTCSTHLVVYLVMLFSGIIYIVLHRFPQYSFYRKLSSILFHIIPGSLNPIIYGVQSKEIRKFLLKLFVSKKVLPTL; encoded by the coding sequence ATGGAAAACTACACCTACAACAGCCTCACACTCCAGCTGGAGGGGTTGAGTGTCCCGAAGGAGTCCGTCTACCctgtctttgtcttcttctttttctcctacCTCCTTATCTTGATTGTAAACTTAGGCATTGTTTTCCTGGTTTTCATTGATACAAACCTCCACCAGCCTATGTACCTTCTTTTCTGCAACCTGCCCTTCAATGACATCCTTGGAAACACCATTATGACGCCTCGTGTGCTGGTGGATTTGCTGCGGCCTCCCTCTGAACGCATCATCAGCTACTATGAATGTATTGTGCAAGCTTTCACAACACACATGTTTGGCACCACGAGTCACACCGTGCTCATGATCATGGCCTTTGATAGATATGTGGCCATCTGTAACCCCATGCATTACGCCTCTATAATGACTAACAGGATGGTGATTAAGCTGACGGTGTATGCTTGGGGGTCTGCCTTTGTTTTAGTGGCTATTTTGCTGGGTCTGACCATACGGCTGAACCGATGCAGGACTATGATCATGAATCCTTACTGTGATAACGCCTCCTTGTTCAAGCTTTCCTGTGACAGTGTTGTCATTAATAACGTGTACGGCCTCACGTTCACCGTCGTCCTGCTCACCTCCTCTATAGGGAGCATCGTTCTCACCTACACAAAGATCACAGTCGTCTGTCTGACGAGTAAGAGCAAGTCCCTGAACAGTAAAGCCCTGAAGACCTGCAGCACTCACCTGGTTGTGTACTTGGTCATGCTTTTCAGTGGAATAATATACATTGTTCTGCACCGCTTCCCTCAGTACTCTTTCTACAGAAAACTGTCCAGCATTTTGTTTCACATCATCCCAGGCAGCCTCAACCCCATCATCTACGGTGTGCAATCCAAAGAGATCCGCAaatttttgttgaagttgtttgtGTCTAAAAAAGTTTTGCCTACGTTATGA
- the LOC117812416 gene encoding olfactory receptor 146-like, with protein MLMENYTYNSLTLQLEGLSVPKESVYPVFLFFFFSYLFILIVNLGIAFLVFIDTNLHQPMYLLFCNLPFNDILGNSIMLPRVMMNMLRPPSEHSISYYECIVQAFTTHMFGTTSHTVLMIMAFDRYVAICKPMHYASIMTNRMVIKLTVFAWGSAFVLVAILLGLTIRLNRCRTMIMNPYCDNASLFKLSCDSVVINNAYGLTFTVVLLTSSIGSIVLTYTKITVVCLTSKSKSLNSKALKTCSTHLFVYLIIVFNGISIITLHRFPQYSFYRKLCTILFHIIPGSLNPIIYGLQSKEIRKFLLKWIMSKKVLQS; from the exons AT GTTGATGGAAAACTACACCTACAACAGCCTCACACTTCAGCTGGAGGGGTTGAGTGTCCCGAAGGAGTCTGTCTACcctgtctttctcttcttctttttctcctacCTCTTTATCTTGATTGTAAATTTAGGCATTGCTTTCCTTGTTTTCATTGATACAAACCTCCACCAGCCTATGTACCTTCTTTTCTGCAACCTGCCCTTCAATGACATCCTTGGAAACTCTATCATGTTGCCCAGGGTGATGATGAACATGCTGCGGCCTCCCTCTGAGCACAGCATCAGCTACTATGAATGTATTGTGCAAGCTTTCACAACACACATGTTTGGCACCACGAGTCACACCGTGCTCATGATCATGGCCTTTGACAGATATGTGGCCATCTGTAAGCCCATGCATTACGCCTCTATAATGACTAACAGGATGGTGATTAAGCTGACGGTGTTTGCTTGGGGGTCTGCCTTTGTTTTAGTGGCTATTTTGCTGGGTCTGACCATACGGCTGAACCGATGCAGGACTATGATCATGAATCCTTACTGTGATAACGCCTCCTTGTTCAAGCTTTCCTGTGACAGTGTTGTCATTAATAACGCGTACGGCCTCACGTTCACCGTCGTCCTGCTCACCTCCTCTATAGGCAGCATCGTTCTCACCTACACAAAGATCACAGTCGTCTGTCTGACGAGTAAGAGCAAGTCCCTGAACAGTAAAGCCCTGAAGACCTGCAGCACTCACCTGTTTGTGTACTTGATCATAGTGTTCAATGGGATATCTATCATCACTCTGCATCGCTTCCCTCAGTACTCTTTCTACAGAAAACTCTGCACCATCCTGTTTCACATCATCCCAGGCAGCCTCAACCCCATCATCTACGGCCTACAGTCCAAAGAGATAAGGAAGTTCCTCCTAAAGTGGATCATGTCCAAGAAGGTTTTACAGTCATAA
- the LOC117812726 gene encoding putative olfactory receptor 52L2: MENYTYNSLILQMEGLKITKTSKYPVFFFLLLTYVFILSANVGIVVLIWTERSLHQPMYLLFCNLSINDIMGNSLLVPRVLADILVPPSERLIHYYECLMQAFTTHMFGTNAHTVLMIMAFDRYVAICDPLRYTNVMTDRMVIKLTVYAWGSAFVLVAILLGLTIRLNRCRTLIMNPYCDNPSLFKLSCENVFINNAYGLIFTVILLSASISSIILTYCKITAACVTSKSRSLNSKALRTCSTHLCLYMIMLISGMILIMLHRFPEYSEYRKISAILFNVVPGSLNPIIYGLQSQEINKCLVNIFHFKRVKPSL, encoded by the coding sequence ATGGAGAACTATACATACAATAGCCTCATTCTTCAGATGGAGGGGTTAAAGATCACAAAGACAAGCAAGTaccctgtcttcttcttcctgcttttgACCTATGTGTTCATTTTATCAGCCAACGTGGGCATCGTGGTGTTGATATGGACGGAGAGAAGCCTCCACCAGCCGATGTACCTTCTTTTCTGCAACCTATCCATTAATGATATCATGGGAAACTCTCTCCTGGTTCCCCGGGTGCTTGCAGACATCCTGGTGCCTCCCTCTGAGCGCCTCATTCATTACTACGAGTGTCTGATGCAAGCTTTTACCACACACATGTTCGGCACCAACGCTCACACCGTGCTCATGATCATGGCCTTTGACAGATACGTGGCCATCTGTGACCCCCTGCGCTACACCAACGTAATGACTGACAGGATGGTGATAAAGCTGACGGTGTATGCCTGGGGGTCTGCCTTTGTTTTAGTGGCTATTTTGCTCGGTCTGACCATAAGGCTGAACCGGTGTCGGACTCTGATCATGAATCCTTACTGTGATAACCCCTCCTTGTTCAAGCTGTCCTGTGAAAATGTGTTCATCAATAATGCCTACGGCCTCATATTCACGGTGATTTTGCTCTCTGCGTCTATCAGTAGTATCATCCTCACATACTGTAAAATCACAGCAGCCTGTGTGACCAGTAAAAGCAGGTCGCTGAACAGCAAAGCACTAAGAACCTGCAGCACTCACCTGTGCCTGTACATGATCATGCTGATCAGCGGGATGATCCTCATCATGCTTCATCGTTTCCCAGAGTACTCAGAGTACAGGAAGATTTCAGCCATACTCTTCAACGTCGTCCCCGGCAGTCTGAACCCCATCATCTACGGGCTGCAGTCCCAGGAAATAAACAAGTGTTTGGTCAATATTTTCCACTTCAAAAGGGTGAAGCCATCGCTGTGA